One genomic window of Glycine max cultivar Williams 82 chromosome 16, Glycine_max_v4.0, whole genome shotgun sequence includes the following:
- the LOC100800887 gene encoding YTH domain-containing protein ECT4 isoform X2 translates to MNRHDQFQKPQSLSKGTTDHSQHQNKEDVVSIKDCISPDLTSFATSSGDVAAGFTGVHESEALSCYSSVSTSVGVQSKTVKGSVIAKNNPKSSGLMKPNKLKSTHRNGILTSTISETVADTGKDIKILNKAPHLRSNFPAATAPNTYHQIGKFSSLANPTCHVSPPTNHRPNTSTNYRPTGRVSNVNDRVLLGDNKFRSGQSEMSMEMTRGPRGHYNNFLLQPSLVKDALAITICRDEYNLSDFQTEYEIAKFYVIKSFNEDDVHKSVKYNVWTSTPNGNKKLNAAFLDAEAKLRQTGTKCPVFLFFSVNASRQFVGVAEMLGPVDFKNDMNFWKLDKYNGFFPIKWHIIKDVPNNQFVHIILPSNENKPVTYTRDTQEIGLKEGLEMLNIFRSYTAKTSLLDDFDFYERREKLFRSQRSTKHKHARPEQEVYGNDNYQNTVKAREKKMEMQSSGTKQGTLIKHTKNLSLNNSGFR, encoded by the exons GTTTCTATAAAAGATTGTATCTCACCGGACTTGACATCATTTGCGACCTCCTCTGGAGATGTTGCTGCTGGTTTCACAG GTGTGCATGAATCAGAAGCCCTGTCTTGTTATTCATCAGTCTCAACTTCTGTTGGCGTGCAAAGCAAAACTGTCAAGGGTTCTGTAATTGCCAAAAATAATCCTAAATCTTCTGGTTTAATGAAGCCAAACAAGTTAAAGTCTACACATAGAAATGGGATTTTAACCAGCACGATATCTGAGACTGTGGCTGATACAGGAAAAGATATCAAAATTCTAAACAAG GCTCCTCATTTGCGTTCTAATTTTCCAGCAGCCACTGCTCCAAATACATATCACCAAATAGGAAAATTTTCATCATTAGCCAACCCAACATGCCATGTTTCCCCCCCCACAAACCACAGGCCAAATACCTCTACTAACTACAGACCAACTGGGAGAGTGTCTAATGTAAATGATCGAGTTTTGTTGGGTGACAACAAATTCAGGAGTGGACAATCTGAAATGTCAATGGAGATGACTCGGGGTCCTCGGGGTCATTACAACAATTTTCTTCTACAACCATCACTTGTTAAGGATGCACTTGCAATCACAATATGTAGAGACGAATATAACCTTTCAGATTTCCAAACTGAATACGAAATTGCTAAATTTTATGTGATTAAATCTTTCAATGAAGATGACGTTCATAAGAGTGTTAAATATAATGTTTGGACAAGTACTCCAAATGGAAATAAGAAGTTGAACGCCGCATTCCTTGATGCAGAAGCTAAATTGAGACAGACAGGGACTAAGTGTCCAGTTTTCCTCTTCTTCTCG GTTAATGCTAGCAGACAGTTTGTTGGAGTGGCTGAGATGCTTGGACCGGTGGACTTTAAAAACGACATGAACTTTTGGAAACTTGATAAGTACAACGGTTTCTTCCCAATTAAGTGGCACATAATAAAAGATGTTCCCAACAATCAGTTTGTGCATATCATCCTTCCAAGCAATGAGAACAAGCCTGTAACTTACACTAGGGACACACAAGAG ATTGGATTGAAGGAGGGCCTGGAGATGCTGAATATTTTTAGAAGTTATACAGCTAAGACATCTCTATTGGATGATTTTGACTTCTATGAGAGGCGAGAAAAGTTATTTCGTTCCCAGAGGAGTACTAAGCACAAGCATGCAAGGCCGGAACAGGAAGTATATGGCAATGACAATTATCAA AACACTGTCAAAGccagagagaagaaaatggagatgCAATCGAGTGGTACCAAGCAAGGTACTCTCATCAAACATACCAAAAACctttctctcaacaactctgGATTTAGATAG
- the LOC100800887 gene encoding YTH domain-containing protein ECT4 isoform X3 — MLLLVSQTEYFQQSGVHESEALSCYSSVSTSVGVQSKTVKGSVIAKNNPKSSGLMKPNKLKSTHRNGILTSTISETVADTGKDIKILNKAPHLRSNFPAATAPNTYHQIGKFSSLANPTCHVSPPTNHRPNTSTNYRPTGRVSNVNDRVLLGDNKFRSGQSEMSMEMTRGPRGHYNNFLLQPSLVKDALAITICRDEYNLSDFQTEYEIAKFYVIKSFNEDDVHKSVKYNVWTSTPNGNKKLNAAFLDAEAKLRQTGTKCPVFLFFSVNASRQFVGVAEMLGPVDFKNDMNFWKLDKYNGFFPIKWHIIKDVPNNQFVHIILPSNENKPVTYTRDTQEIGLKEGLEMLNIFRSYTAKTSLLDDFDFYERREKLFRSQRSTKHKHARPEQEVYGNDNYQVRTLSKPERRKWRCNRVVPSKVLSSNIPKTFLSTTLDLDSKIGRGEKESPIFISTRM; from the exons ATGTTGCTGCTGGTTTCACAG ACTGAATATTTTCAACAATCAGGTGTGCATGAATCAGAAGCCCTGTCTTGTTATTCATCAGTCTCAACTTCTGTTGGCGTGCAAAGCAAAACTGTCAAGGGTTCTGTAATTGCCAAAAATAATCCTAAATCTTCTGGTTTAATGAAGCCAAACAAGTTAAAGTCTACACATAGAAATGGGATTTTAACCAGCACGATATCTGAGACTGTGGCTGATACAGGAAAAGATATCAAAATTCTAAACAAG GCTCCTCATTTGCGTTCTAATTTTCCAGCAGCCACTGCTCCAAATACATATCACCAAATAGGAAAATTTTCATCATTAGCCAACCCAACATGCCATGTTTCCCCCCCCACAAACCACAGGCCAAATACCTCTACTAACTACAGACCAACTGGGAGAGTGTCTAATGTAAATGATCGAGTTTTGTTGGGTGACAACAAATTCAGGAGTGGACAATCTGAAATGTCAATGGAGATGACTCGGGGTCCTCGGGGTCATTACAACAATTTTCTTCTACAACCATCACTTGTTAAGGATGCACTTGCAATCACAATATGTAGAGACGAATATAACCTTTCAGATTTCCAAACTGAATACGAAATTGCTAAATTTTATGTGATTAAATCTTTCAATGAAGATGACGTTCATAAGAGTGTTAAATATAATGTTTGGACAAGTACTCCAAATGGAAATAAGAAGTTGAACGCCGCATTCCTTGATGCAGAAGCTAAATTGAGACAGACAGGGACTAAGTGTCCAGTTTTCCTCTTCTTCTCG GTTAATGCTAGCAGACAGTTTGTTGGAGTGGCTGAGATGCTTGGACCGGTGGACTTTAAAAACGACATGAACTTTTGGAAACTTGATAAGTACAACGGTTTCTTCCCAATTAAGTGGCACATAATAAAAGATGTTCCCAACAATCAGTTTGTGCATATCATCCTTCCAAGCAATGAGAACAAGCCTGTAACTTACACTAGGGACACACAAGAG ATTGGATTGAAGGAGGGCCTGGAGATGCTGAATATTTTTAGAAGTTATACAGCTAAGACATCTCTATTGGATGATTTTGACTTCTATGAGAGGCGAGAAAAGTTATTTCGTTCCCAGAGGAGTACTAAGCACAAGCATGCAAGGCCGGAACAGGAAGTATATGGCAATGACAATTATCAAGTAAG AACACTGTCAAAGccagagagaagaaaatggagatgCAATCGAGTGGTACCAAGCAAGGTACTCTCATCAAACATACCAAAAACctttctctcaacaactctgGATTTAGATAGCAAGATTGGGAGAGGAGAAAAAGAGAGCCCGATATTTATTTCTACACGTATGTAG
- the LOC100799818 gene encoding uncharacterized protein LOC100799818, producing the protein MTENLKHTVDLECSDNNINRPSKISIIEYPIDSDIDEEEEMIKNPRNGIQRYLVAIEYIGTRFSGSQKQLNVRTVVGVLEEAFSKFVGQPVSVSCSSRTDAGVHALSNVCHVDIQRISKRRPGEVLTPHEPAVVGRAVNHFLQKQDSDLMVIDVRCVPSDFHARFKAQERIYFYRLLSGPEPLSTFEKDRAWHVPEELSLPAMQEACRVLVGFHDFSSFRAAGCQAKSPIRTLDELSVNEVIESPYFPSLMDREQHNKVSGDLRSCPNNSETDIPPTSNPSIDKVMASSQDVGFGKRRRHRCLVVTARARAFLYHQVRLLVGVLKAVGTGNLTIPDVERILNARTVTAASPMAPACGLYLGEVKYDLPTT; encoded by the exons atgaCAGAGAATCTGAAGCATACGGTGGATTTGGAATGCAGTGATAATAACATTAATAGGCCGTCAAAGATATCAATAATCGAGTATCCCATTGACAGTGACAttgacgaagaagaagaaatgatcaAAAACCCTAGGAATGGCATTCAACGCTATTTGGTTGCTATCGAGTATATTGGGACTCGCTTCTCCGGTTCTCAGAAGCAGCTCAATGTCCGCACCGTCGTCGGGGTTCTTGAG GAAGCTTTTTCTAAATTTGTTGGCCAACCAGTCTCTGTGTCTTGTTCAAGTCGAACT GACGCTGGAGTGCATGCCTTGTCAAATGTTTGTCATGTCGATATTCAACGCATCAGCAAAAGGAGGCCTGGTGAAGTG TTAACTCCTCATGAACCTGCTGTCGTTGGAAGAGCTGTAAACCATTTCTTACAG aaGCAAGACAGTGACTTAATGGTTATTGATGTTCGATGTGTTCCATCTGATTTTCATGCAAGATTTAAAGCACAAGAGCGCAT ATACTTCTATCGGTTGCTGTCTGGGCCAGAGCCTTTGTCGACCTTCGAGAAAGATCGAGCATGGCATGTACCTGAGGAGCTTAGTCTTCCAGCTATGCAA GAAGCATGCAGAGTTCTTGTTGGATTCCATGATTTTAGTTCCTTCAGGGCAGCTGGTTGTCAG GCAAAGTCACCAATTAGAACTCTGGATGAACTCAGTGTCAATGAGGTAATTGAAAGTCCATATTTTCCATCTCTAATGGATAGAGAACAACATAATAAAGTCAGTGGTGATCTTCGTAGCTGCCCCAACAACTCTGAAACTGACATTCCTCCTACTTCTAATCCTAGCATTGATAAAGTAATGGCATCAAGTCAAGATGTAGGATTTGGCAAAAGAAGGCGACATCGTTGCCTGGTGGTAACAGCACGTGCACGTGCTTTTCTTTACCATCAG GTTAGACTACTTGTTGGTGTTCTCAAGGCTGTTGGCACTGGAAACTTAACAATTCCGGACG TTGAAAGAATTTTGAATGCGAGGACTGTTACGGCCGCAAGTCCAATGGCCCCGGCATGTGGTCTCTACCTAGGAGAGGTGAAATATGATCTGCCTACCACATAG
- the LOC100799818 gene encoding uncharacterized protein isoform X1 encodes MTENLKHTVDLECSDNNINRPSKISIIEYPIDSDIDEEEEMIKNPRNGIQRYLVAIEYIGTRFSGSQKQLNVRTVVGVLEEAFSKFVGQPVSVSCSSRTDAGVHALSNVCHVDIQRISKRRPGEVLTPHEPAVVGRAVNHFLQKQDSDLMVIDVRCVPSDFHARFKAQERIYFYRLLSGPEPLSTFEKDRAWHVPEELSLPAMQAKSPIRTLDELSVNEVIESPYFPSLMDREQHNKVSGDLRSCPNNSETDIPPTSNPSIDKVMASSQDVGFGKRRRHRCLVVTARARAFLYHQVRLLVGVLKAVGTGNLTIPDVERILNARTVTAASPMAPACGLYLGEVKYDLPTT; translated from the exons atgaCAGAGAATCTGAAGCATACGGTGGATTTGGAATGCAGTGATAATAACATTAATAGGCCGTCAAAGATATCAATAATCGAGTATCCCATTGACAGTGACAttgacgaagaagaagaaatgatcaAAAACCCTAGGAATGGCATTCAACGCTATTTGGTTGCTATCGAGTATATTGGGACTCGCTTCTCCGGTTCTCAGAAGCAGCTCAATGTCCGCACCGTCGTCGGGGTTCTTGAG GAAGCTTTTTCTAAATTTGTTGGCCAACCAGTCTCTGTGTCTTGTTCAAGTCGAACT GACGCTGGAGTGCATGCCTTGTCAAATGTTTGTCATGTCGATATTCAACGCATCAGCAAAAGGAGGCCTGGTGAAGTG TTAACTCCTCATGAACCTGCTGTCGTTGGAAGAGCTGTAAACCATTTCTTACAG aaGCAAGACAGTGACTTAATGGTTATTGATGTTCGATGTGTTCCATCTGATTTTCATGCAAGATTTAAAGCACAAGAGCGCAT ATACTTCTATCGGTTGCTGTCTGGGCCAGAGCCTTTGTCGACCTTCGAGAAAGATCGAGCATGGCATGTACCTGAGGAGCTTAGTCTTCCAGCTATGCAA GCAAAGTCACCAATTAGAACTCTGGATGAACTCAGTGTCAATGAGGTAATTGAAAGTCCATATTTTCCATCTCTAATGGATAGAGAACAACATAATAAAGTCAGTGGTGATCTTCGTAGCTGCCCCAACAACTCTGAAACTGACATTCCTCCTACTTCTAATCCTAGCATTGATAAAGTAATGGCATCAAGTCAAGATGTAGGATTTGGCAAAAGAAGGCGACATCGTTGCCTGGTGGTAACAGCACGTGCACGTGCTTTTCTTTACCATCAG GTTAGACTACTTGTTGGTGTTCTCAAGGCTGTTGGCACTGGAAACTTAACAATTCCGGACG TTGAAAGAATTTTGAATGCGAGGACTGTTACGGCCGCAAGTCCAATGGCCCCGGCATGTGGTCTCTACCTAGGAGAGGTGAAATATGATCTGCCTACCACATAG
- the LOC100800887 gene encoding YTH domain-containing protein ECT4 isoform X1 has product MNRHDQFQKPQSLSKGTTDHSQHQNKEDVVSIKDCISPDLTSFATSSGDVAAGFTGVHESEALSCYSSVSTSVGVQSKTVKGSVIAKNNPKSSGLMKPNKLKSTHRNGILTSTISETVADTGKDIKILNKAPHLRSNFPAATAPNTYHQIGKFSSLANPTCHVSPPTNHRPNTSTNYRPTGRVSNVNDRVLLGDNKFRSGQSEMSMEMTRGPRGHYNNFLLQPSLVKDALAITICRDEYNLSDFQTEYEIAKFYVIKSFNEDDVHKSVKYNVWTSTPNGNKKLNAAFLDAEAKLRQTGTKCPVFLFFSVNASRQFVGVAEMLGPVDFKNDMNFWKLDKYNGFFPIKWHIIKDVPNNQFVHIILPSNENKPVTYTRDTQEIGLKEGLEMLNIFRSYTAKTSLLDDFDFYERREKLFRSQRSTKHKHARPEQEVYGNDNYQVRTLSKPERRKWRCNRVVPSKVLSSNIPKTFLSTTLDLDSKIGRGEKESPIFISTRM; this is encoded by the exons GTTTCTATAAAAGATTGTATCTCACCGGACTTGACATCATTTGCGACCTCCTCTGGAGATGTTGCTGCTGGTTTCACAG GTGTGCATGAATCAGAAGCCCTGTCTTGTTATTCATCAGTCTCAACTTCTGTTGGCGTGCAAAGCAAAACTGTCAAGGGTTCTGTAATTGCCAAAAATAATCCTAAATCTTCTGGTTTAATGAAGCCAAACAAGTTAAAGTCTACACATAGAAATGGGATTTTAACCAGCACGATATCTGAGACTGTGGCTGATACAGGAAAAGATATCAAAATTCTAAACAAG GCTCCTCATTTGCGTTCTAATTTTCCAGCAGCCACTGCTCCAAATACATATCACCAAATAGGAAAATTTTCATCATTAGCCAACCCAACATGCCATGTTTCCCCCCCCACAAACCACAGGCCAAATACCTCTACTAACTACAGACCAACTGGGAGAGTGTCTAATGTAAATGATCGAGTTTTGTTGGGTGACAACAAATTCAGGAGTGGACAATCTGAAATGTCAATGGAGATGACTCGGGGTCCTCGGGGTCATTACAACAATTTTCTTCTACAACCATCACTTGTTAAGGATGCACTTGCAATCACAATATGTAGAGACGAATATAACCTTTCAGATTTCCAAACTGAATACGAAATTGCTAAATTTTATGTGATTAAATCTTTCAATGAAGATGACGTTCATAAGAGTGTTAAATATAATGTTTGGACAAGTACTCCAAATGGAAATAAGAAGTTGAACGCCGCATTCCTTGATGCAGAAGCTAAATTGAGACAGACAGGGACTAAGTGTCCAGTTTTCCTCTTCTTCTCG GTTAATGCTAGCAGACAGTTTGTTGGAGTGGCTGAGATGCTTGGACCGGTGGACTTTAAAAACGACATGAACTTTTGGAAACTTGATAAGTACAACGGTTTCTTCCCAATTAAGTGGCACATAATAAAAGATGTTCCCAACAATCAGTTTGTGCATATCATCCTTCCAAGCAATGAGAACAAGCCTGTAACTTACACTAGGGACACACAAGAG ATTGGATTGAAGGAGGGCCTGGAGATGCTGAATATTTTTAGAAGTTATACAGCTAAGACATCTCTATTGGATGATTTTGACTTCTATGAGAGGCGAGAAAAGTTATTTCGTTCCCAGAGGAGTACTAAGCACAAGCATGCAAGGCCGGAACAGGAAGTATATGGCAATGACAATTATCAAGTAAG AACACTGTCAAAGccagagagaagaaaatggagatgCAATCGAGTGGTACCAAGCAAGGTACTCTCATCAAACATACCAAAAACctttctctcaacaactctgGATTTAGATAGCAAGATTGGGAGAGGAGAAAAAGAGAGCCCGATATTTATTTCTACACGTATGTAG